A region from the Nostoc sp. HK-01 genome encodes:
- a CDS encoding SH3 type 3 domain-containing protein, whose protein sequence is MQKNIYYSLSKLVVTLGLTSISVFVNTGVFEQIVFAKSINVKKCDISAYVTDPDPQGLNVRTGASLRHKILGQIPINETVQIIATAKNWVKITNASAGFSGTGWVSVAKLGLSSRGYATNGVNLYASANQQSLKIGKVPANATMKLLGCEGDWAQVEYQGRKGWLVKEDQCGAALTSCS, encoded by the coding sequence ATGCAGAAAAACATCTATTATTCCCTATCAAAACTAGTAGTTACATTAGGGCTTACGAGTATAAGTGTATTTGTAAATACCGGAGTCTTTGAGCAAATTGTTTTCGCAAAATCAATTAATGTTAAAAAATGCGACATTTCCGCTTATGTGACTGATCCAGATCCGCAAGGCTTAAATGTGCGGACTGGTGCAAGTTTGCGGCACAAAATATTGGGACAAATACCCATCAACGAAACAGTTCAGATTATTGCAACTGCCAAAAATTGGGTAAAAATTACGAATGCAAGTGCTGGTTTTTCTGGAACAGGATGGGTATCTGTAGCAAAATTAGGCTTATCAAGTCGTGGTTATGCTACTAATGGTGTGAATCTTTACGCTAGTGCTAATCAGCAAAGCTTAAAAATAGGCAAGGTTCCAGCTAATGCGACCATGAAATTATTAGGCTGTGAAGGAGATTGGGCGCAAGTAGAATATCAAGGTCGCAAGGGTTGGTTAGTGAAAGAAGATCAGTGCGGTGCAGCCTTAACAAGTTGTTCGTAA
- a CDS encoding peptidase M23B — protein sequence MTFSARLLLLCSLVNTLGLAFTLPNLEIAQAQAANCPTPALNRFQRHKVARGETLESIAQSYNLAPETLIVMNPNVNNGRVSVGSELQIPPYNGIVVEVPSGQNWREIAAKYKVRPDALFEINGCQQNPKIVFVPGLNWLPNPPQTTSLIPANSNTQSRVSISGYPLTQATTVGLGYGWQINPKNGEVFFHSGVDLLAAVGSPVEAIAPGNVVFAQEQGSYGQLVIVNHSGGMQSRYAHLGTIKVKVGQQVKTGDLLGTVGTTGEPSAKEPHLHFEMRSSSSQGWVAQDPKSYLRK from the coding sequence ATGACATTTTCTGCTCGTTTGCTTTTGCTTTGTAGCCTAGTCAATACATTAGGACTAGCATTCACACTGCCAAACTTAGAAATAGCTCAGGCGCAAGCCGCTAACTGTCCGACTCCGGCGTTAAATCGCTTTCAGCGCCATAAAGTTGCTCGTGGCGAAACATTAGAGAGCATAGCACAAAGCTACAATCTTGCTCCCGAAACACTCATTGTCATGAACCCGAATGTGAATAATGGGCGTGTGAGCGTGGGTAGTGAATTGCAAATACCCCCCTACAACGGCATTGTTGTAGAAGTGCCGAGTGGGCAAAATTGGCGAGAAATAGCAGCAAAATATAAAGTCCGTCCTGATGCACTATTTGAAATTAATGGTTGTCAACAAAACCCTAAAATTGTCTTTGTACCGGGGTTAAATTGGTTGCCAAATCCTCCGCAAACAACATCTCTAATACCAGCAAATTCAAATACACAAAGCCGTGTGTCCATCAGTGGCTATCCTTTAACGCAAGCTACAACGGTAGGGTTAGGGTATGGTTGGCAGATTAATCCCAAAAATGGAGAGGTGTTTTTTCACAGTGGTGTAGATTTGTTAGCCGCAGTGGGTAGTCCGGTAGAGGCGATCGCACCTGGTAATGTAGTATTTGCTCAAGAGCAAGGTAGTTATGGTCAATTGGTGATTGTTAACCACAGTGGCGGAATGCAAAGCCGCTATGCTCATCTTGGTACTATTAAGGTGAAGGTCGGTCAGCAAGTCAAGACCGGAGATTTATTAGGAACTGTAGGAACAACTGGCGAACCTTCTGCTAAAGAGCCTCATCTCCATTTTGAAATGCGTTCTAGTTCATCTCAGGGATGGGTGGCGCAAGATCCTAAGAGTTATTTGAGGAAGTGA